The proteins below come from a single Flavobacterium lindanitolerans genomic window:
- a CDS encoding DUF4837 family protein: MKKLLLLLSLAAFSFSCNQKEVKNSDKQSVGNTNSLAVFIDDKLWIGEIGDTIRKKFAAPVDGLPQEEPLFTINQYPLHAFEGSLAKNRNILYIKKEARNDFNFSENQFGVPQNLIRISGNSTASIIGHLEKNAAEIIARMQQTEIEVTQNQIKASLMDDKKFRNKFNISLLVPKTFKIVLEKDKFLWLKQEIQTGNSSILIYQVPLHSIKKNDDAINNIVRARDSIGGLYIHGTTQNSQMITEDSYSPYLINTTIGGLKAYQTKGNWELRNDTMSGPFINYSIIDAKNNRILVIEGFCYAPSTPQRDLMHELESIIKSISFL; the protein is encoded by the coding sequence ATGAAAAAGCTACTGCTGCTCCTATCTTTAGCGGCCTTTTCCTTTTCCTGCAATCAAAAAGAAGTAAAAAATTCCGACAAACAATCCGTCGGGAATACGAATTCGCTTGCTGTTTTTATTGACGATAAACTCTGGATAGGCGAAATAGGGGATACAATCCGGAAAAAATTTGCCGCTCCAGTTGATGGACTTCCTCAGGAAGAACCACTTTTTACGATTAATCAGTATCCGCTTCACGCTTTTGAAGGTTCATTGGCCAAAAACAGGAATATACTTTACATAAAAAAAGAGGCCAGAAATGATTTTAATTTTTCTGAGAACCAGTTTGGTGTACCTCAAAACCTCATCCGAATATCGGGTAACTCAACCGCATCGATTATTGGCCACCTTGAAAAAAATGCTGCAGAAATAATAGCAAGGATGCAACAGACAGAAATAGAGGTGACCCAGAATCAAATCAAGGCCTCATTAATGGATGATAAGAAGTTCAGGAACAAATTCAATATTTCGCTTCTGGTTCCGAAAACATTTAAGATTGTCCTTGAAAAAGATAAGTTTTTATGGCTGAAGCAGGAAATCCAAACTGGAAACTCCAGTATCCTGATTTATCAGGTTCCGTTGCATTCCATCAAAAAGAATGACGATGCAATCAACAACATTGTCCGGGCGCGCGATTCTATAGGAGGGCTTTATATTCATGGCACTACGCAAAATTCACAAATGATTACGGAAGATTCGTACTCGCCTTATCTCATAAATACAACCATAGGTGGCCTGAAAGCCTACCAGACCAAAGGAAACTGGGAACTGCGAAATGATACGATGTCCGGGCCATTTATTAACTACAGCATTATTGATGCTAAAAATAACAGAATTCTTGTCATTGAAGGATTTTGCTATGCTCCGTCAACACCACAACGCGATTTGATGCACGAATTGGAGTCAATAATTAAAAGTATTTCATTCTTATAA
- a CDS encoding GNAT family N-acetyltransferase has protein sequence MSLIWKIKPFKALSLDELYDLLELRTEVFIVEQNCVYQDIDNKDRKAIHLIGEFDGETVAYCRLFKAGDYFDESSIGRVIVKEKYRDRKWGHDLIREAIKAIKDNFDEEKITISAQLYLKKFYESHEFSQTSEEYLEDGIPHIEMKRS, from the coding sequence ATGTCCCTAATTTGGAAAATAAAGCCCTTTAAGGCACTATCTCTTGATGAGTTGTATGATTTGCTGGAACTGCGAACTGAGGTCTTTATAGTGGAGCAAAATTGCGTATATCAGGATATCGACAACAAAGACAGAAAAGCAATTCATTTAATTGGCGAATTTGATGGCGAAACGGTAGCTTATTGCAGGCTTTTTAAAGCAGGCGATTATTTTGATGAATCGTCAATTGGGAGGGTTATCGTTAAGGAAAAGTATCGCGACAGAAAATGGGGGCATGACCTTATCCGCGAAGCAATTAAAGCAATCAAGGATAATTTTGATGAAGAGAAGATTACGATTTCGGCACAGCTTTACCTCAAAAAGTTTTATGAAAGCCATGAATTTTCCCAGACTAGTGAAGAATATCTCGAAGATGGGATTCCCCATATCGAAATGAAAAGATCCTAA
- a CDS encoding OmpA family protein has translation MLRVLKIFPLLIFGFVSAQEEVVHSVYFDTNKYNLTENQVEDVTKFIQSTDSVRIESISIYGYCDDRGKDEYNFKLSSNRANAIKEKLVENGIRSKIIVTIEGRGRVLIEDDIDNISEVRSKNRRVDVVMNFKEIPIEKLEIPGVYSEIHKNHVVGDRIYLEKLLFEKGSSKLTMKSKNELDRMARQLLKYKNLEFEIQGHVCCTPPYHKEAIDKDTKKRKLSVNRAEAVYKYLVFKKVPKTRMTFKGYGNTQPLGKGSDLDRRVELVITKV, from the coding sequence ATGCTTCGCGTCCTTAAAATTTTCCCCCTGCTTATTTTTGGATTCGTCTCTGCACAAGAAGAGGTCGTACATTCTGTTTATTTTGATACGAACAAATACAACCTGACCGAAAATCAGGTGGAAGATGTTACAAAATTCATTCAGTCAACTGATTCCGTAAGGATAGAATCCATAAGCATTTATGGCTATTGTGATGACCGGGGCAAGGACGAATACAATTTCAAACTTTCCAGTAATCGCGCCAATGCCATAAAGGAAAAATTGGTTGAAAATGGAATCAGGAGTAAGATTATAGTTACTATTGAAGGAAGAGGAAGGGTATTGATTGAAGACGATATCGATAATATCTCTGAAGTACGTTCTAAAAATCGACGTGTGGATGTGGTGATGAATTTCAAAGAGATTCCAATCGAAAAGCTTGAAATTCCAGGCGTTTACAGTGAGATACATAAAAATCATGTTGTTGGCGACCGTATTTATCTTGAAAAATTATTGTTTGAAAAAGGAAGCAGCAAGCTTACAATGAAATCAAAAAACGAGCTGGACAGAATGGCACGGCAGCTCCTGAAGTACAAGAATCTGGAATTTGAAATCCAGGGACATGTTTGCTGTACGCCTCCTTACCACAAAGAAGCTATTGATAAAGACACCAAAAAACGAAAACTTTCTGTAAACAGGGCTGAAGCCGTTTACAAATACCTGGTTTTCAAAAAAGTGCCAAAAACCAGAATGACATTTAAAGGATATGGAAATACCCAACCCCTGGGCAAAGGATCTGATTTGGACCGCCGGGTAGAATTGGTGATTACAAAAGTTTAG
- a CDS encoding S41 family peptidase, with amino-acid sequence MYAFLKKRYIIPVVAGGLLYVGASFRNDFFEIAKQIEIFTTMFKTVNMNYVDETNPGELMDKAIKNMLMELDPYTVYFNEQDVVKFKINNTGEYTGIGAMITRKEGKLIIKEPYKNYPADKAGLKAGDEIVQIGDVNLSDFKDDASQLLKGSKNAKIDIKYLRQGKTNNTTLVLEEVDLKAVPFFSKIDDKTGYIVLSQFNAKASQETKQALEKLKAEGAEKIILDLRGNPGGLLGEAVNICNLFVPSGETIVTTKSHIEKHNNTYRTSRAPVDTEIPLVILVDGRSASASEIVAGALQDLDRAVVVGARSFGKGLVQRPIDLTYGTQVKVTISRYYTPSGRCIQALDYAHKDKDGKAIRTDEKNYNAFKTRKGRTVYDGGGIQPDVELSETKLSAITEALVKNDGIFNYVTRYYYKNPSLGDKIPTITDADYADFKKFLKDQKFAFDTETEQAMKKTLEAAKKEKIDEDIKNEVQQLLTALQKSDETQLNKHQAEIKELILDEIIKRYQYKEGLYQYYTKNNSEIKKATALLNNPAEYNKILLR; translated from the coding sequence ATGTATGCATTTTTAAAGAAGAGATATATCATTCCAGTCGTAGCTGGAGGCCTTTTATATGTTGGAGCGAGTTTCAGAAATGATTTCTTTGAAATTGCAAAACAGATTGAAATATTCACAACCATGTTCAAAACCGTGAATATGAATTATGTTGACGAAACGAATCCGGGTGAATTGATGGATAAGGCTATCAAGAATATGCTTATGGAACTGGATCCGTATACGGTCTATTTCAACGAGCAGGACGTCGTAAAATTCAAAATCAACAACACGGGCGAATATACCGGAATTGGCGCGATGATTACCAGAAAAGAAGGAAAGCTTATTATCAAAGAGCCTTATAAAAACTATCCGGCCGATAAGGCAGGCTTAAAAGCGGGTGATGAAATCGTCCAGATTGGCGATGTAAATCTTTCCGACTTTAAAGATGATGCTTCGCAGCTTTTGAAAGGAAGCAAAAATGCCAAGATTGACATCAAATACCTTCGTCAAGGCAAAACAAATAATACAACTTTAGTTTTAGAGGAAGTTGACCTGAAAGCGGTTCCGTTTTTCTCAAAAATAGATGACAAAACAGGCTATATAGTCCTGTCACAGTTTAACGCCAAGGCATCACAGGAAACCAAACAGGCGCTTGAAAAACTAAAGGCTGAAGGTGCTGAGAAAATAATACTGGACCTGAGAGGAAATCCGGGTGGTTTGTTGGGCGAAGCAGTTAATATCTGTAACTTGTTTGTTCCGAGTGGCGAAACAATCGTAACCACAAAATCACATATTGAAAAACACAACAATACTTACAGAACATCAAGGGCTCCGGTTGATACTGAAATTCCTTTGGTCATTCTTGTTGACGGAAGAAGCGCCTCCGCTTCCGAAATTGTTGCCGGAGCTTTACAGGATTTGGACAGAGCGGTAGTTGTTGGTGCAAGAAGCTTTGGAAAAGGCCTTGTGCAAAGACCTATCGATTTAACCTATGGTACACAGGTAAAGGTAACCATTTCGCGTTACTACACTCCATCCGGAAGATGCATTCAGGCATTGGATTATGCGCATAAAGATAAGGACGGAAAAGCAATTCGCACCGATGAAAAAAATTACAATGCATTCAAAACCCGTAAAGGAAGAACCGTTTATGACGGCGGGGGAATTCAGCCCGATGTAGAATTATCTGAAACAAAATTAAGTGCCATTACGGAAGCATTAGTCAAAAACGATGGTATATTTAATTATGTAACGCGATACTACTATAAAAATCCGAGCCTGGGCGATAAAATTCCAACTATTACCGATGCGGATTATGCCGATTTCAAAAAATTCCTGAAAGACCAGAAGTTTGCTTTTGACACAGAAACAGAACAGGCCATGAAAAAAACGCTTGAGGCAGCCAAAAAAGAAAAAATAGACGAAGACATCAAGAACGAAGTCCAACAGCTGCTAACAGCCCTGCAAAAAAGCGATGAGACCCAATTGAACAAGCATCAGGCAGAAATAAAAGAACTTATTCTCGATGAAATCATTAAAAGATACCAATACAAAGAAGGCTTGTATCAATATTACACCAAAAATAATTCTGAAATCAAAAAAGCTACTGCCTTGCTAAATAATCCGGCAGAATACAACAAAATATTACTGAGATAA
- the rnpA gene encoding ribonuclease P protein component: MNTYPKTEKLKSRTTIDSMFREGKSVSKFPLRLVYKKQAFDEGQKLKIGVSVSKKYFKKAVDRNYFKRVLRETYRLNKNLLLDSLEESYAFMLLYQTKERLSYEDINHKTIQLFEKFRLQVKPEIEKDTD; the protein is encoded by the coding sequence ATGAACACCTATCCCAAAACGGAAAAACTAAAAAGCAGGACTACGATTGATAGCATGTTCCGCGAAGGCAAGTCGGTTTCAAAATTCCCACTAAGACTGGTCTACAAAAAACAGGCTTTTGATGAGGGTCAAAAATTGAAAATAGGTGTGTCAGTTTCGAAAAAATACTTCAAAAAAGCCGTTGACCGGAATTATTTCAAAAGAGTACTTCGGGAAACCTACCGCCTCAACAAAAATTTATTGTTGGACTCTCTTGAAGAATCCTATGCTTTTATGCTTCTTTACCAAACAAAAGAAAGACTGTCCTACGAAGACATAAATCATAAAACCATACAACTGTTCGAAAAATTTCGTCTTCAGGTAAAACCGGAAATAGAAAAAGATACGGATTAA
- a CDS encoding patatin-like phospholipase family protein — translation MSKKIKILSLDGGGIRGIITCVILKYIEEQLQKLDNPNAKIGDYFDLIAGTSTGGILASILLYPDSNKKAKYSVETALDLYAKHGESIFNVSFWQQLINPFGLFNERISQKALERQLENVFGNLEIKDFIKPCLITSYDIFHRKAKFFTSHEAGSDLENFYAKDICRATSAAPTYFEPANIKSLYGQEFTLIDGGVYANNPALCAYAEARKIEFSKVLNQPGKKDFPKISDMIIVSIGTGQVLKPYTYRQFENAGKVKWIQPLIDILLSSNVETTDYHLKKMYETLGSRNRQNYHRLMPSLKNASPEMDDVSSKNIYELIQAGLSYIDQNRKELNEIAKKLIKNS, via the coding sequence ATGTCAAAAAAAATCAAAATTTTAAGCCTGGATGGAGGCGGAATCCGAGGGATCATAACCTGCGTCATTTTAAAGTATATTGAAGAACAGCTCCAGAAATTAGACAATCCGAATGCAAAAATTGGTGATTATTTCGATCTCATTGCCGGAACCAGTACGGGAGGAATACTTGCTTCTATCCTACTCTATCCCGACAGCAATAAAAAAGCAAAATATTCAGTAGAAACTGCCCTGGACCTTTATGCCAAACACGGAGAAAGTATTTTCAACGTTTCGTTTTGGCAGCAACTCATCAATCCGTTCGGGCTTTTTAACGAACGGATTTCACAAAAAGCACTGGAAAGACAACTTGAAAATGTATTTGGCAATCTTGAAATCAAGGATTTTATAAAACCCTGCCTCATTACATCCTATGACATCTTTCACAGAAAAGCTAAATTTTTTACAAGCCATGAAGCGGGTTCCGATTTAGAGAATTTTTACGCCAAAGACATCTGCAGAGCCACCTCAGCAGCACCTACTTATTTTGAGCCCGCCAACATAAAGTCACTTTATGGACAGGAATTTACACTCATTGACGGTGGTGTATATGCCAACAATCCCGCTTTATGTGCTTATGCTGAAGCCCGGAAAATAGAATTTTCAAAAGTGCTGAACCAGCCCGGAAAAAAAGATTTTCCAAAAATCAGCGACATGATTATTGTCTCCATTGGAACAGGTCAGGTTTTAAAACCTTATACCTACCGTCAGTTTGAAAATGCGGGAAAAGTAAAATGGATTCAACCGCTTATTGATATTCTGCTTTCTTCAAACGTAGAAACGACAGATTATCATTTAAAAAAAATGTATGAAACCTTAGGCTCAAGAAACAGGCAAAACTACCATCGGTTAATGCCTTCTCTAAAAAATGCTTCGCCAGAAATGGATGATGTTTCATCAAAAAACATCTATGAACTCATACAGGCCGGCTTGAGCTATATCGACCAAAACCGGAAGGAGTTGAACGAAATAGCTAAAAAGCTGATTAAAAACAGTTGA
- a CDS encoding M15 family metallopeptidase: MDKYTKQRIEKLHPSVREEVTKVIEECDNALTGRAKIRVTQGLRTFEEQDALYAQGRTKPGKKVTNAKAGQSIHNYGFAVDICLIIDGKDASWDTKKDWDNDKVADWYECVKIFAKHGWEWGGNWKTFKDMPHFEKRNLSWRSLSKLKKDKNGYVILK; this comes from the coding sequence ATGGATAAATATACTAAACAACGAATCGAAAAACTTCATCCTAGTGTTAGAGAAGAAGTTACAAAAGTCATTGAAGAATGCGACAATGCTTTGACTGGTAGGGCAAAAATCCGGGTGACGCAAGGGCTTCGGACTTTTGAAGAACAGGATGCCTTATATGCACAAGGAAGAACAAAACCCGGAAAAAAAGTCACGAATGCCAAAGCAGGTCAATCCATACACAATTATGGTTTTGCTGTAGATATTTGCCTAATAATCGACGGAAAGGATGCTTCCTGGGACACCAAAAAAGACTGGGACAATGACAAGGTTGCTGACTGGTATGAATGTGTGAAAATTTTCGCCAAACACGGCTGGGAATGGGGTGGCAATTGGAAAACATTTAAAGATATGCCCCACTTTGAAAAAAGGAACCTTAGCTGGAGATCATTATCAAAGCTTAAAAAAGACAAAAACGGATATGTAATTTTAAAATAA
- a CDS encoding EndoU domain-containing protein — protein MPSGFRYLDEILVSQGGHRGSAILEGLIKLDEIIIPENYRSISGIPNDIPFQAKIRIKYRDGYLLKRMQSSMFPKNWDLIRIQQEIAYVYEKTVSKGVGKLTRNPNDLFNGFLGTSTSGFDIKIEVDDLGNIMNAYSKI, from the coding sequence TTGCCTTCAGGCTTTAGATATTTAGATGAAATATTAGTTTCACAGGGAGGACACAGAGGCTCTGCTATTTTAGAAGGGTTAATTAAATTAGATGAAATTATTATTCCGGAAAATTATAGATCAATTTCAGGAATACCAAATGATATACCATTTCAAGCCAAAATAAGGATAAAGTATAGAGACGGTTATCTTCTTAAAAGAATGCAATCATCAATGTTTCCAAAAAATTGGGATTTGATTAGAATTCAACAAGAAATTGCTTATGTTTATGAAAAAACCGTTTCAAAGGGCGTGGGAAAACTCACAAGAAATCCTAATGATTTGTTTAATGGGTTTCTAGGAACTTCAACCTCAGGATTTGATATAAAAATTGAGGTCGATGATTTGGGAAATATAATGAATGCTTATTCAAAAATTTAA
- a CDS encoding SMI1/KNR4 family protein: MMIEYLKRLEKTPKIGSDKIKGVSESEIEKVEKKFNIVFPKSYREFLILAGENRGALPMMDTADLETISSDWHQEIMWEELQDTGTKIDRPFWLFAESNGCEIFYFFYLDEEKADPVVHMVNYAQEDRKRNVRSLEISFSEFISEMIDLAYRYEKEGY; encoded by the coding sequence ATGATGATAGAATATTTAAAACGACTTGAAAAAACTCCTAAAATTGGCTCTGACAAAATAAAAGGAGTATCAGAATCAGAAATAGAAAAGGTTGAAAAGAAATTTAACATCGTTTTCCCTAAGAGCTATAGAGAGTTTTTAATTTTAGCAGGAGAGAACAGGGGTGCTCTACCGATGATGGATACTGCTGATTTAGAAACAATATCTTCTGACTGGCATCAGGAAATAATGTGGGAAGAGTTACAGGATACCGGCACCAAAATTGACCGCCCTTTTTGGCTTTTTGCTGAAAGCAACGGCTGCGAGATATTTTATTTCTTTTATCTAGATGAAGAAAAAGCCGATCCAGTAGTGCATATGGTAAATTATGCGCAAGAAGACAGAAAAAGAAATGTTAGGTCGCTTGAAATATCATTCAGTGAATTTATCAGTGAAATGATTGATTTGGCTTATAGATATGAAAAAGAAGGTTATTAA
- a CDS encoding EndoU domain-containing protein — MRATEYGLLHYGNYSFTDIKSNIYAFNNEISVVNDETNENESSAYTEIIYVEIEPNDGNPNEFKLAEDGEILDYREGNYILNSNVIPAMEVSDSATVFLQTLSIQARIYKFGEKYFALVTKNMAGAVAWETFLGGLEIVATQMKKKKREKITLLNDILREKQLSVVLFISKDGALLETAYQSIDNLYGNEIVLFIETNDSMNLFGSVIRIKTGANVTSSSGVPYKKLSKVVDYFNTNVSSSALQEIIKEHIADKSSGFFIVKRAFLGALNRVVRFSSDLTLEGIGKISDGIGELVGALKLNDSQWQYYDDNGLPLKNANLFLPGLGGIKYLQEANKKSRPEETNTKAINKITELENILKESKKTIGKADFFKKIINQLLYMLRKVKDFLGDPLGKALDFAETVFVLYNAYIVGIINSIVDAIKGIFDILSIICKALAALQKKGKNIAENLPSYLSLFFEIIENMVETLENLFSKENLKALIEFFTKSAAFILTLPTRAFAWLTENAAMPNLDKVAYYYGYIIGFIIQLILEILFTGGAKTAADAFKKLADSLINIFKTMEKFVFKFSDKVVIGFENLLAIFAYIREKSKNLGLLLEYLFKWLNELFAGVKSKVVLSNGLTYSLIDPITVFAQFFYNLVRKKWWAQLHEVGVAIAKNEEGLYTFIYKNEEIANGLSKSEVESYLKELFSKTKKSVDETTKYLNESVEKIKGRKAAFIKLANKFERGFFYHLDGEFNSSIYERILPSGFRYLDEVLVAQGGHRGSAILEGLIKLDEIIIPNNYRSISSIPNDIPFQAKIKIKYRDGYLLKELGSSMFPKNWDLIRIQQEIAYVYEKTVPKGIEKIIKKPNQQFNRFRGVSTQGFDIIIEVDDLGNIMNAYPKI, encoded by the coding sequence ATGAGAGCGACAGAATATGGACTACTCCATTATGGGAATTATTCCTTTACCGACATAAAAAGCAATATTTATGCTTTCAATAACGAAATCAGTGTTGTAAATGACGAAACAAATGAAAATGAAAGCAGTGCTTATACGGAAATCATCTATGTAGAAATAGAGCCGAACGATGGAAATCCCAATGAATTTAAACTTGCCGAAGACGGTGAAATCCTTGATTACAGGGAAGGAAATTACATTCTCAACTCCAATGTTATTCCAGCTATGGAAGTATCAGATTCCGCAACGGTTTTTCTTCAAACTTTAAGCATACAGGCACGAATCTATAAGTTTGGTGAAAAATATTTCGCTTTGGTTACCAAAAACATGGCAGGAGCTGTTGCTTGGGAAACATTCTTAGGAGGTTTAGAAATAGTAGCGACACAAATGAAGAAGAAAAAGAGGGAAAAGATAACCTTGCTGAACGACATTTTAAGAGAAAAACAGCTTTCAGTAGTGCTTTTTATCTCAAAAGACGGGGCACTGCTGGAAACCGCCTACCAATCCATTGACAATTTATACGGGAACGAAATTGTACTTTTTATCGAAACCAATGACAGCATGAACCTTTTTGGCTCAGTTATCAGGATAAAAACCGGTGCTAACGTAACCTCATCGTCGGGTGTTCCTTATAAAAAACTAAGTAAGGTTGTAGATTATTTCAACACCAATGTCTCAAGTTCCGCTTTGCAGGAAATCATCAAGGAGCACATAGCCGACAAATCAAGCGGTTTTTTCATTGTCAAAAGAGCATTCTTGGGAGCCTTGAATAGGGTTGTACGGTTTTCATCAGATCTTACGTTGGAAGGAATCGGGAAAATTTCAGACGGAATTGGAGAACTTGTTGGTGCACTAAAACTGAACGACAGCCAATGGCAGTATTATGATGATAACGGCCTACCTCTAAAAAATGCAAACCTGTTTTTACCCGGATTGGGAGGCATCAAATACCTGCAGGAAGCAAACAAAAAGAGCAGGCCTGAAGAAACCAATACCAAAGCAATAAACAAAATTACTGAGTTAGAAAACATTCTAAAGGAGAGCAAAAAAACCATTGGCAAAGCTGATTTTTTTAAAAAAATCATCAATCAGCTGCTTTATATGCTACGAAAAGTAAAGGATTTTCTGGGCGATCCGTTGGGTAAGGCTCTTGATTTTGCAGAAACTGTTTTCGTATTGTACAATGCCTATATCGTTGGAATCATAAACAGCATTGTAGACGCGATAAAAGGAATTTTCGACATTCTATCGATAATCTGTAAGGCCTTGGCAGCATTGCAGAAAAAAGGGAAAAATATAGCGGAGAACTTGCCAAGCTATCTCAGTCTGTTCTTTGAGATAATTGAAAACATGGTTGAAACACTCGAGAATCTTTTTAGCAAAGAAAATCTGAAAGCCTTAATCGAATTCTTTACAAAAAGTGCAGCGTTTATCCTTACTCTCCCAACGAGGGCGTTTGCCTGGTTAACCGAAAATGCAGCAATGCCCAATCTCGACAAGGTTGCCTATTACTATGGCTATATCATTGGGTTTATCATTCAACTTATTTTGGAAATATTGTTTACAGGTGGCGCCAAAACAGCAGCAGATGCATTTAAAAAACTGGCAGACTCTTTGATAAATATTTTTAAGACCATGGAAAAATTTGTCTTTAAATTTTCTGATAAAGTGGTTATTGGCTTTGAAAATCTTTTAGCTATTTTTGCTTACATTAGGGAAAAATCTAAAAATTTAGGTCTTCTTTTAGAGTATCTTTTTAAATGGTTAAATGAATTATTTGCGGGAGTAAAAAGCAAGGTAGTTTTATCAAATGGCTTGACTTATAGTTTAATTGACCCTATTACTGTTTTTGCACAATTTTTCTATAATCTAGTTCGTAAAAAATGGTGGGCTCAACTACATGAAGTTGGTGTTGCGATTGCAAAAAATGAAGAAGGATTATATACGTTCATATATAAAAATGAAGAAATAGCCAATGGCCTAAGCAAATCCGAAGTAGAAAGCTATTTAAAAGAACTGTTTTCAAAAACTAAAAAATCTGTTGATGAAACAACTAAATATTTAAATGAATCCGTTGAAAAAATAAAGGGTCGAAAAGCTGCTTTTATAAAATTAGCGAATAAATTTGAAAGGGGATTTTTTTATCATTTAGATGGAGAATTCAACAGCTCAATATATGAAAGGATCTTGCCCTCTGGTTTTAGGTATTTAGATGAAGTATTAGTTGCGCAAGGAGGACACCGAGGTTCTGCTATTTTAGAAGGGTTAATTAAATTAGATGAAATTATTATTCCTAATAATTATAGATCAATTTCTAGCATACCAAATGATATACCATTTCAAGCTAAAATAAAAATAAAATATAGAGATGGTTATCTCCTTAAAGAATTGGGTTCATCGATGTTTCCAAAAAATTGGGATTTGATTAGAATTCAACAAGAAATTGCTTATGTTTATGAAAAAACTGTTCCAAAAGGAATTGAGAAAATTATAAAAAAACCAAACCAGCAATTTAATAGGTTTCGAGGAGTTTCAACCCAAGGATTTGATATAATAATCGAGGTTGATGATTTAGGAAATATAATGAATGCATATCCAAAAATTTAA
- a CDS encoding S24 family peptidase, whose translation MVSERVGEYMAKKGISYYAFENSIGASRGSISKAVKEGKSIGSQVLEKIISVYTDLNPTWLLTGQGNIFVDNEEILNNKQIEMYRLKTDSFVENQQIPLYDIEAVAGLVPLFQDSKSQDPIDHISIPHLPKCDGAVYVTGDSMYPLLKSGDIVLYKEIHDVANEIFWGEMYLLGIDMSGEEYVTVKYIQKSENPGCVRLVSQNKHHQDKDVELSKIKALALVKASIRINAMN comes from the coding sequence ATGGTTTCAGAAAGAGTAGGAGAATATATGGCTAAAAAAGGCATAAGTTATTATGCTTTTGAAAATAGCATCGGCGCCAGCAGAGGAAGTATTTCTAAAGCTGTTAAAGAAGGAAAAAGTATCGGGTCGCAGGTATTGGAAAAAATTATTTCTGTTTATACGGATTTAAATCCAACATGGCTTCTCACTGGGCAAGGAAATATTTTTGTAGATAACGAAGAAATCCTGAACAACAAGCAGATTGAAATGTATAGGCTAAAGACGGATAGTTTTGTTGAAAATCAGCAGATACCGCTGTATGATATTGAAGCTGTAGCGGGGTTGGTGCCTCTTTTTCAGGATAGTAAATCGCAGGATCCGATTGATCATATTTCGATTCCACATCTACCAAAATGCGATGGTGCGGTATATGTAACGGGAGATAGTATGTATCCGCTTTTGAAAAGTGGCGATATAGTACTGTATAAGGAAATACATGACGTAGCCAATGAGATTTTCTGGGGCGAAATGTACCTTCTGGGAATCGATATGAGCGGCGAAGAGTATGTAACTGTGAAATATATACAGAAATCTGAAAATCCGGGCTGTGTGAGGCTCGTAAGCCAAAATAAGCACCATCAGGATAAAGATGTAGAACTTTCAAAAATAAAAGCGCTGGCACTTGTAAAAGCCAGTATCAGGATTAATGCAATGAATTAA